In the genome of Primulina huaijiensis isolate GDHJ02 unplaced genomic scaffold, ASM1229523v2 scaffold43375_ERROPOS137452, whole genome shotgun sequence, the window CCATCAGGAGAAAGAGATAGGCGGATGGAATAAGCAAACATAAACTTGTCTGATTCATCTTGAAGGTTACTTAACTCAGGTACAAATGCAGCCGAAGCACGGACCTAGGacaaaatgtaaataaattgcAACGTACTTATGTGCCCAGAATACATCCTCTTTTTTGTACCAAAAGGCCGACACTAACAGAACAAGCCTACCATAGTTGTCAAAAGTGCAAGGCGCATTAAAGTGCTCAAGTGTCATGGGGCTTTAAACACAAGGCGAAACACACTCTTTATAAGGCGtgcacaataaataaaatattcttaaaaaaaattcaattttaaaaaaaaaaacatgaagcATAAGATATCAAATATTGAAATCGTCATCATCTTCAtctttcaaatatcaaatataaaaatgtgAGGGCAAAGGGTCGAGTTGATAGAAGGGCAGAGACGATAAAAGAGGTAAATCAGTACTAGAATCAATGTGAATAATTGATATAGCAACAAAAGAGGTGCATGCATTTCTAAGAGTCTGCAGATAAACTCAGAAAAAGATAGCCCAAGAAACTTACACTAAGTCCAATTTGCAATATCGGGGAAGCATACTAAAAAATAGAACGATTTTGTTCTCAAACATTTCGGATCTTCATGCAAGATCCTGATTAGCAAATAAATCAGCAAATTCAAAAATGTTTTCCAAACCTGAGAATAGCATGTGAAAATTTGCATGCTTAGCATTTTTTCCTTAAAGCAGCTTTGTGGGTTAGAAAAGATTAAGATTGAGTTTTATTTATCATCCACTATAACGAAACCAATTTCCTTAGCCGATAAATTGGATGCTAACAACAACATTATCTGAATTTGGAGTTCTTTTGGCCAACAAAAAAACCTAGAGAACGTAATTTATATATTCAACTGTTAGCTGTGATGCTTATATCCCAAACCAACTAGCAAGCTACCATACTGCATCCACATACCACACAAGTTCATGTAAGACAAGAAAAATTATGGGGAGAGGAGGTAGTTTTAGATACATTAACAAAGCACAGGATCATGTTTCACTACCTTTACGCCATTTGTCACGGCAGAGGAGCAGATGGGAGCTTTTTCAGGGAACAGATTTATGCTTCGAAATTTTCTCTCTTGGTAAACACCAATAATTCCATCTTGCAAGCGTCGTCCATGTTCTTCTAGCCATAGTAGCATGGCATCCTGCTGTTGGCTACCTTTTGGATCATGCACTGAATTGATCAATGCATCAGGAACACAAGGCAGCATTTCTCCATCTTTCACCAGATTCCTAGTGCCCACAAAAAGTTGACCGCTGATgcagtttaaaaaaaaacttttctcACTGTAAGTAGCAGAAGCTGCCactacaatatatttatatgatctACCACTAAGTCCTATCAGACGCATATAATCCTTTGTTTCAAGTACCATTTGGCTTAAGGGTAACAAGAACACATTCACGAGGTGATCGTACACAGAATAACCACCAATGATACCCAACAAACTTGAGGGTAAGCTGCCACTCATTTCTTCATCAGGCAGTTCTTGGCCATCACAAAAGCGATAAAGAACCCTAGTAGGAAGGGGGAGTTTTATTTTCAAAGACTTCTCAAACCGCTTGATTTCATCTTCAGATGCACCCCTGCGTAGAGTTGGCAAAACCTCGGGAAAATTTACTGCCAACCACGCTTTAAGTTTGCTCCAACAACTTTTGGCTCGCATAACAAGTGACCATGGATACATGGCAAATCCTTCTCGCCATGCTCTATAAGCTGCCTATAGATGAAGGGTAAATTGAGCTTCCAGAGAATATTCAAGATACACTAGCAA includes:
- the LOC140970211 gene encoding F-box protein SKIP16-like isoform X2; amino-acid sequence: MGLEDMGGLAIHVILSKFAPSDVASFCCVSERLRVWASEDSIWARFCSDELNLSSPRDPNGNPTASFKAAYRAWREGFAMYPWSLVMRAKSCWSKLKAWLAVNFPEVLPTLRRGASEDEIKRFEKSLKIKLPLPTRVLYRFCDGQELPDEEMSGSLPSSLLGIIGGYSVYDHLVNVFLLPLSQMVLETKDYMRLIGLSGRSYKYIVVAASATYSEKSFFLNCISGQLFVGTRNLVKDGEMLPCVPDALINSVHDPKGSQQQDAMLLWLEEHGRRLQDGIIGVYQERKFRSINLFPEKAPICSSAVTNGVKACSVSVGLLVQKRGCILGT
- the LOC140970211 gene encoding F-box protein SKIP16-like isoform X1, whose product is MGLEDMGGLAIHVILSKFAPSDVASFCCVSERLRVWASEDSIWARFCSDELNLSSPRDPNGNPTASFKAAYRAWREGFAMYPWSLVMRAKSCWSKLKAWLAVNFPEVLPTLRRGASEDEIKRFEKSLKIKLPLPTRVLYRFCDGQELPDEEMSGSLPSSLLGIIGGYSVYDHLVNVFLLPLSQMVLETKDYMRLIGLSGRSYKYIVVAASATYSEKSFFLNCISGQLFVGTRNLVKDGEMLPCVPDALINSVHDPKGSQQQDAMLLWLEEHGRRLQDGIIGVYQERKFRSINLFPEKAPICSSAVTNGVKVRASAAFVPELSNLQDESDKFMFAYSIRLSLSPDGCIINGMTFSSCQLYWRSWIIRANDLVVANPNGEAVIGKYPLLRPGEEEFVYESRTSLQSSRGSMEGSFTFVPGRLADAKGGPFAVEVASFPLQLPEYIF